A single region of the Candidatus Methylomirabilis lanthanidiphila genome encodes:
- the rpoE_2 gene encoding ECF RNA polymerase sigma-E factor yields the protein MIYSRHSPEPPGAGNEGPGEEARLIREAQQGDQRSFEALLRLYDRHVFAIIGSFLRRKQDAEDLAQDVFLKAYLAIGRFRPGAPFAPWLRRITVNTCYDYLRKIRSHAEVTFTDLGEGEGDVMHRLVEQGFPAPGHEVDDQVAARDLAERILAGLAPKDRLVITLREVHGLEIAEIADALGCTRAAAKVRLWRARRAMQARLQGLIRQEEETAERARRDR from the coding sequence ATGATATACAGTAGGCACAGTCCGGAGCCACCCGGGGCAGGGAATGAGGGACCCGGCGAAGAGGCGCGGCTTATCCGGGAAGCGCAGCAAGGGGACCAGCGATCGTTTGAGGCCCTGCTCAGGTTGTATGACCGCCACGTGTTTGCTATTATCGGTAGCTTTCTCCGGCGGAAGCAGGACGCGGAAGACCTGGCCCAGGACGTCTTTCTGAAAGCCTACCTGGCGATCGGGCGGTTCCGACCCGGGGCGCCGTTCGCGCCATGGCTGCGGCGGATCACCGTCAACACCTGTTACGATTACCTCCGGAAAATCCGTTCGCACGCCGAGGTCACCTTTACCGACCTGGGGGAGGGCGAGGGTGATGTGATGCACCGCCTGGTCGAGCAGGGCTTTCCGGCGCCCGGACATGAGGTCGACGACCAGGTCGCGGCCAGAGACCTGGCAGAGCGGATTCTGGCCGGTCTTGCGCCGAAGGATCGACTGGTCATTACCCTTCGGGAGGTTCACGGATTGGAGATTGCGGAGATCGCCGACGCCCTCGGCTGCACCCGGGCGGCCGCGAAGGTCCGTCTGTGGCGGGCGCGTCGGGCCATGCAGGCAAGGCTTCAGGGTCTGATCCGTCAGGAAGAGGAGACGGCAGAACGTGCAAGGAGGGACAGATGA